Part of the Candidatus Brocadia sinica JPN1 genome, GCCAAGGGTGAATTTCTTGCCAACATGAGTCACGAGATACGCACGCCAATGAACGGTATCATAGGTATGACTGATCTGTTGCTAGATACGAAATTGACTCAGGAACAGCATGATTATGCAGAGACGATTCGCAATTGTGCCAATTCCTTGCTGTCCATTATCAATGATATCCTGGATTTTTCCAAGATAGAGTCTGGCAAACTGGAGATGGAGAACATCGATTTTGATCTACGTATTGCTGTGGAAGGTGCCATCGACATCCTGGTCATAGGGGCAGAGAAGAAAGGTCTGGAATTTTCTTATTTTATCGATCCGGAAGTTCCTTCGCTTTTGCGTGGAGACCCTGGCCGATTGCGGCAAGTGTTAATTAACCTTGGTAATAACGCCATAAAATTTACGAAAGACGGCGAGGTAGCCGTCAGCGTGACCCTGGACAAAGAAACTGATTCGCAGGTAACCTTGCGGTTTGCTGTTAGAGACACCGGCATCGGCATTCCTGCCGATCGTATGAAGCGTTTGTTCCAGTCATTTTCCCAGGTAGATTCTTCTACCACCAGGATGTACGGCGGTACCGGGCTGGGGTTGGCGATTTCCAAACAGCTTGCTGGGATGATGGGTGGTCAAATAGGTGTGGAAAGCGAAGAGGGTAAGGGATCAACGTTCTGGTTTACGGCAATACTGGAAAAACAACCTTCTGTCCGGCAACGGATGCCATATGAACCTGGCGTTATCGAAAACATGCGTGTGCTGGTTGTTGATGACAATCATACGAACCGACGTATCTTTAGGGCATATCTCGAATCGTGGCGTTGCAGGGTTGAAGAGGCAGCCTCGGCTGAGGAGGCGATGAAAAAGCTTCATGTGGCTGTCAACGAAGGTAATCCGTTTCAGATTGCCTTGCTTGACCGTTGTATGCCGAAGGTGGATGGAGAATCACTTTGCAAGGAAATCAAGGCAGATCAGCAACTCAAAGGCCTGATCCTGTTGATACTGACTTCAATTGGCATGCGTGGCGATGCTGAGTATTTTAAAAGGCTGGGATTTGCGGCGTATCTGCTCAAACCGGTAAAACAGTCACAGTTGCTTGAATGTCTCAGAATTATTACTGGGAAAACTGCGAGTGTCGGGAAAGATACTCCAAGTCAGATCGTCACGCGTTATTCCATATCCGAGGATCACAAGCGAAGTCTTCGCATCCTCGTGGCAGAGGACAACGTTGTCAATCAGAAGATTATTTTGCGTATTTTGAAGAAGAAATTCGGATATATGGCTGATGTAGTTATGAATGGGAAGGAGGCCATAGAGTCGCTAGAGAGATCAGATTACAATCTTGTTCTGATGGATTGCCAGATGCCCGAGTTGGACGGTTATGAGGCTACCCATATCATACGTAATGAAAATTCATCTGTTAGGAATCATAATATCCCAATAATAGCCATGACTGCCAGCGCTATGAAGGGTGACCGCGAGAAGTGTCTTGAGGCAGGCATGAACGATTATGTTACCAAACCGGTTAACATGCAGGTACTTGCCGATGCAATCAAGCGGAACCTCCATGATGGTATAGAGCATCAACCCTCGTCGGCTTCGCTTTCAAGGTAAGATGGTTTTAGTACCTTACAAAATATATTTTAACATTTACAGCAAAAATATTTTTGTAGTGGCAAGGCGCGCCTTGCCACTACGGTCTTTTCCGATTCATTCGGGTTAGGGTGGCACGGACAAACTTGTTTGTCCGTGTTAAATGAATGTAAGGAGGAATTTTAGAATGAAAGCAAATTCAAATGATATCGCTGATTGCAGTAGAGAAAAGGGACAAAATAACGAGATCGTCTTTGACAAGGATGAAGCCCTCGGAATAATTGGTGATGAAGAGGAATTTCTCAAAGAACTGGCGGAAATGTTCCTTGATGACTTTCCAGAGCAAATCTCAAAAATAAAGGAGGCGATTAATAGCCACGACAGTAAAGCCCTTGAGAAATCAGCCCATAAACTGAAGGGGGCAGTTGCCAATTTTGGGAAAAATACCGTGTTTAAGGCAGCATTGAGCCTGGAGATGATAGGAAGAGAAAACAGATGGGACGATGTTGAAGAAACATATGGGGCTTTGACACGAGAAGCAGAGCGTCTTGTGTGTACGTTAAAAGAGTTTGTTAAGCCAAAATAATAATGATTGCATTTTAACAATAATTATGCTATGAAGATACAGGCAATTGACAAAGGGCAATAGGCAGTGAAATGAAGGTTTTCGGTGGTATATGAAAATATTAATAGCAGAAGACGAAAATATTGCACGGCACAGGTTAGAGAAGTTTTTGGAAGGCATGGACTATGAGGTTATATCGTGCAAGGATGGTCTTGATGCATGGAATGTCATTCAGTCTGAAAATGCCCCAAACCTTCTAATCCTCGATTGGATGATGCCGGGTATGGATGGTGTAGAGATATGCCGCAAGGTTCGGGAGCAGGGTAGAGAACCCTATACGTACATCCTGTTGCTTACTGTGAAAGACAAGCAGGAGAATATTATCCATGGAATGGAAGCGGGTGCGGACGACTATATCACCAAACCATTCAATCAAAATGAACTCAGGGTGCGCCTGAAAGCTGGAAGGCGTATTGTCGAATTGAATAAAGAGCTTTTTGACACACGCAATGCCTTGCGTAAAAAGGCCACCTATGATGAGCTGACCGGTTTATATAATCGTCACTCTATGGGAGAAATCCTTGAGAAGGAGTATACACGTGCATTAAGATATCAAACCGATTTATCCTGTCTGCTGGTTGATATCGATTATTTTAAAGTTATTAACGATACTTTTGGTCACATTTTCGGTGATTCAATATTACGCAAATTTTCTGCTTGTTTAAAACGAAAAGCAAGAAAACATGACTTTGTTTTTCGATATGGCGGGGAAGAGTTCATGGCACTTCTTCCCAATACAGGTATTGACGGGGCACGGAGTGTAGCTGAAAAAATTCGTTCTGCCTGCGAGTCAAAAACGTATAAGAATGAAAACAATGTAATAATTGCAACCGTGAGCATAGGCGTGGCATCCATGAAACATCATCAACCATCTGAAAGTAAAGAACTTATAGCATTTGCTGACAAGGCTCTTTACCGCGCCAAGTCAGAAGGGAGAAATAGAGTCTGTGTTTACTTGAAAGATTCTTCAATGAAATCTATAGAAGATAAGATTAGCGAAACCAAGGATTTCAGTTACCTGAAAGAAAATATTTCATCTATTTTGGAAAAAACAAAAAAGGCGTCTATCCAATCTTTGTGTCTCATGGTTCAAAATTTAGGAGCCTCTCAATACCAGAAGCACAACCATCAGGTTATACAATACATTGGACTCATAGGGGAAAGGTTTAATCTTCCGCCTTCTATTATAGAGTCTTTTAAAAATGCGGCGTTGCTTCATGACAACTTTAAAATCTTGCAGAAAAAGACGTTGAAAAAGAAAAGCAAAGGGCTGAAAACAAGGGATAAAATAGAGATTGAAAGCCATCCTGATATGATGGCAGAACTGACAGAACTGTTCAACTTTTTTGCCAATGAAAGATCGCTTCTTCAGCATCATCATGAAAATTTTGATGGCTCTGGTTATCCCGTGGGGCTTAAAGGTAATGAAATACCTCTGGGCGCCAGGATATTTGCCGTAGTCGATTCAATGGTTGCCATGTTATCTGAACGGCCTTTTAGGAAAGGCCTTCCACCTGAAAAGGTCATTGAAGAATTCGCTGATAATGCTGGAACGCAGTTTGATCCCAAACTTGTTTTTATGTTATTTGATATCATTGAGAAGCAAGGACTACTCTCTGTGCCAGAAGCAGTTTTAATGAAGGTAAAGGAAAGAGCACAAGAAGCCATGGGAAAATGTTATTCTTAAATCCATAACATTTAGACCCTCACGCATGAAAAAGAGAAGTAGTTAATATGAGTTTTGATAAGATTTCTGTACTTATTTCTAAGATAAATTCTATTCCCACGTTGCCAACCATAGCGTGCCGGGTTATGGAAATTACTGCCGATCCGAACAGCTCGGCAAACGACCTTATGAAAGTTATTATTCCCGATATATCTCTTAGCACGAAGCTACTTAAAATGGCCAACTCCCCTTTTTTTGGCGCCACAAGGGGGGTTACCTCTCTGCAACACGCTATAACAGTTTTGGGTTTTAAAGAGGTGAGAAACCTGGTTATATCCGCAGTTGTATTTGAGAGTTTCATGAAAATTGAGAAAAATGAAAATTATGACATTGGAAAATTTTGGAAGCATTCATTTGTTTGCGGTCTTGCAGCAAAGATTATTGCGGCCGAGCTTAAAAAAACGAGTAATGAATTTTTTGTGGCCGGTCTCCTTCACGATATAGGAAAGCTGGTTATATACATTACTTTACCTAATGAGTTTTTTAAACTGGTTGACACTGCAAAGCATTTGAAATTGAAATTCACGGCCTTTGAGACAGAGAAAGGAATCATTGGAATGACTCATGACGAAGTTGGAATGAGGCTTTTGAAAAAGTGGATGTTTCCGGAAAGTTTACTGACAGCCATTGGGTTTCATCATCGTATTCAGGAAACGGATACAAAATCTCTTTTACCAGTAGTTGTACATATTGCTGATATATTTGCCCATATATATGAAATGCAAACAGTGGTTGAAGAGGATGACCCTCTTAAGACAGAAACACTTTTTCCTGATATTATCAAACTGGCTCAATTGTATGGAATAGAATGGGATGAGTCCGATCTGAACAGGCTTCAACTGGCGTTGGCAGAGGGTATTGAAAAAGAGGCGGTTACATTTAGACTGTTCTTTGGGAATTAATGTAGTTGTCAAGAAATGATAAAAGAAAGTTGCCATTGCGAAGTTTCTTGGAATAACTCAGGTCATGCTCTGCCTGAAATAATCTCAAACAACCCCCTGAATCCCCCTTTATTAACCAGGGGGACTAGAGAAAATCCCTCTTAGAAAAGGGGGCAAGGGGGTTGTAACCGCGCGCAATGACAATTGTAATGTCAACTTATTTAAGACGTTTACTATAGTACCTTCAATAGATTGCATCCTTGCCTTCTATACTGTGAAGAGCCAAAAAGTAGGAAAATGAAAAGAACGTTGATAGCAGTTATCCTGGGAATTTCTATTTTTTTGGGTCTCATGGTATCCCTTCATGCACAAGAAAAGAAAGAGGATGAATCGTTCATTCTTTTAATGGCCGCTAGAAATGCTGCCAAGGGTGGTTTGACCCATAAAGCCATCCAAAGGTACAAGAGGTATCTTAAAGAAAAACCAGAAGAGAGGGCTGTTGAACTGGAATTTGCTGATTATTTACAAGATATCGGACATTATGAAGAGGCAGGGACACATTATGAAAACTTGGTACAAAAGATGGGAACTGTGCCCGATGGGAAGGATAATTTTACAAAAAAACTTTTCCTGAATGCAGCAAGGAATGCAATCCGAAACAAAAATGAAGACCTCGCAATCAGGTATTACCAACACGTACTGCTGCTTGACAAGGATGATGTAAGGGTTGCAGGGGAACTGGCAGATGTTTTTGCCAATTTGGGAAGGATTGAAGAGGCGCTGGCGCTGTGCGAAAAGGTTTTATTAAATGACCCGCAAAACCTTGAAATAGCAACTTTAAAAGTCAACCTTCTCATACATTCAGGAAAATATACCGAGGCAAAAGAAACCCTGAAAAAAATCCCTCATGAAAAAAAGGATACTCTGAAGTTATTGCAGCTGGAAGCAAATGTTGATGCATGGTCAGGAAATTATGCGAGTGCAATCGAAGAATATCAACATCTGGTGAGCAGATTTCCGGAAAATCGTGACATTTGGACACAATACCTTAGGATCTTATCGTGGGCCAAGAAGTGGTCTCTTGTCCTGGATGCTCTGAAAACAGCGGGGGACAAGGTTGAGTTTACCGATGAGATTCGTGCCATCGTAACCGATGCATACCTTTCGTCAGGTGACGAAGAAAAGGCAATCGGGATATGGAATACCATGAACAAAGAATCCGATGCCTGGCGCACAGCTTCTTTGCGGGTTATCGATAATTTTCTTTCCCGTAGAAAATTGGTGGAGGCATCCAGTATCCTTGAAGAAATCTTGCCAGTCAGTAAATCCGCTCCTGAAGTTCACCTCCTGGCAAAATTGGCAATTGTTTATACTTATCGGGAAATGCCAGGCAAGGGATTTGAAATCCTGAATCAATTTCCCGTCTCTCCCCAATCAAAATCCGTTATTGACATTACAAAAGCCGAAATATTGGCTCTTACCGAACGGTATGAGGATGCATTGTCAATACTCTATACACTGGAAGGAACTAAGGAAGTTGGCTTACGTCCACGAATTATAGAGTTGGAATGCTACTACGCTTTAGAGAAAGACGAAATGCTTCTTGAAAAATCATTGCCGGTATTGCAAAAACTGTCTCACGAAGAACAGCTTGATAAGTCTAAGATTTTAACGCTCCGTATTCTTTCTCAAATACGCATGGGACTCTATAAAGAAGCCGAAAAAGAGATTGAATTATTATCAAAGGTAGACGAAAAGGATTTTGGACCGGCAATTTTGACGGTTTTGTTACATGAAGCGAAAAGGGAGCTAGAAGAATATGAGAAGTCAATTCATGCCTTAGGCAGGTTGTTATCGGGGTATTCAGCGGAAACAGAAATGGTCAGACCTCAACTCCTTGATGACGCGCCACGTTCCGCCTGGAAGGCTGCTGATGAGGTCGCCATGCATCACAATCGAGAGGTAACAGCCCAATATGCAAGAGCGGAATTTAAAGCCGGTAATTTTCAGCAATCGTTAATTCTTTTCAAAGAACTGTATGAAAAAAATAATGCCCTGGAATATAAACTTGGGATGGTGGAATGTTACCTGAATCTGAATGAGGAGGTAGAAGCGAACAAGGTATTTGATGAGATTCAAATACCCAGTTTGCCCGAGAAAGAAATAGCACATTACTTTGAGGCATTGGTAAAATTAAAGGGAAACAAACAGATTCTTTATGCTGGGTTGTCTCAATTTTCAAAGGATATTTCACAAAAGACTGATATTAAGGCGATTATGGTAATTGCAAATATTCAATCCGGGGATGACGATGTCGCGCATGGGATGATAAAAAAATATCTTTCCGATCAGCCAGAAAATATTCTTGTCTTCCAAACAGTCATGGAACGGGTTGGATACTTCGACAGGGGCAGACAAAGCAAGAACTATGTATTTGCAAAAGACTGGTTACGTCATGCGGTTGAACAATTTCCCCGTGATATAGGGCTTCGGTATCAATATGCTAAACTCCTGGCTACCCACAATGATTATGATTTAGCAAGCGAACAATTCTCTGTGCTTCAAAAGGACGATTCAGAGGATGTGAGACTCATCCGATGGCTGGCGCAAGTAAATAGCTGGAGATATGAATATGAGGAATCGTTAAAATGGTATAGTTCCTATTTGAAAGAACGGCCTGCTGATTTTAAACGACGTCGCGAAGTTGCCAGGGTATATGGTTGGGCTTTGCGTTTGCGAGAGGCTAATGAAGCTTACAAAAATCTTTGTCTGGATTACCCGGAAGATCCTGAAATATATTGGGAATGGGAGGCAAAGAGGAATAATTGGTTGGGGCGGAAAAGGACTGCAATATCTTTTTACAATAATCTGGTCGAACGCCATCCTGAAGATGCTGAAATGCTCTTTGATTTGGGTCAAATGTACTCCCTGCTCAATGTTAGTTCAAAGGCGGAAAATGCTTACAAAAAATTACTTGTTTATGCACCGGAACATAATCGTGCCTTATTCGCTGAAGAATCAGAACAATGGAGGCGCAGGCAATCAGTAGGGTTGAAACAGTCGTATATCCACCAGAAAGGCAGCGGTGATGATTTTGGAAATTTTGAGATCACCATGTTCAGAACAGATGTTGAATATTCGCCGGCAAGGCTTTCTGAGGCAATGGATCTTTCGGTGGGTGTAGGGACCACAGTTTTTAAATTTACGAAGTACGGGGGTTCAACAGCCGAACATCTTGCCGTAAATCTGAATAAGTATTTTGAAAATGGTATTGCGGCGTATCTGGATGGAGAATTGTCTACCTATTCTGAAAACCACCATGAAACGGCACAGTTTGATACGGGTGTTTGGTATAGAATTTTCGATATTTTTGATGTTACGTTATCAGGAGGCAGAGAGGATATTTTGCAAAATTTTAATACCCTGGCGAACAGCAGGTCGCGTTATTTTACGGGAGTACACCTTGCATGTGATATTTCTCACCGCGCGGATATTTTCAGTCAGGTCAGAAAGCATTGGTATGATGACGGTAACAACGGCACGGAAGATTACACCGCTATAGGTTATAAACTGTCTTTATATCCCAGAATTCTGAAAATTATCATAGATACCTATGGTTACGATGTCCATTCCCGAAAAACCGGATATTGGTCGCCGGACAATTACCGGAAATATATGGCTGGCCTTTCCTGGAGGCACCATCTCGGAAAGGAGCATTATAACGGGGCGCAAAAGCTTTACTATGAAATTGCTATAAAACAGGGTATGGACAATGATAGTGTTGATTTTACCGAGCCAAAGTTTGAGTTTGGATGGGACAATCAGCGCCGCTGGAATGTAGGCCTCGAACTGAAGCCCATGCGATCGGCTGTCTATGATGAAGAGGTCGCGAATATCTATCTCAATGTTCGCTTTTAAAAGCGAAATGGGAAAAAAATATGAATTATAAGAATATATTTTTTGTAATAACCATCCTTTGCTTACCCTTTATTGGTTGTACTGCCATGAAAAGACCCCCTGAAACACAATTACAAACCTGGTGGAGATCATACAAAAAAAACTTTATCCTTCCTGACGGACGTGTACAGCGACCGGAACACGATTTTGATACGGTAAGTGAAGGGCAGGCCTATGCCATGCTTTTTTCCGTCTTCATGAAGGACAAAAATACGTTTGATTTGATCTTTGATTGGACGGAAAAACACCTGAGCAGAAGCCGTAAACACGGTGACAGCCTCCTTGCCTGGTATTGGAAGGATGGTGGCGTAAATGATTGGATGGCGGCTTCGGATGCCGATTGTGATTATGCATTTGCCCTATTGCTGGCTTCAAACCGATGGAGGGAAAATGCCTATCGAGAGAAGGCCGTACAGGTGATTAATGACATTTTGAAGCTTGAGACGGCACGTGGGGCCGATAATCGTATTTTTTTGTTACCCGGTTTATGGGGTACTGAAAAAGATGGATACCTAGTACAAAACCCATCTTATTACAGTCCGGTGGCATTTCGCTTGTTTTCCGAAATAACTCAAGACCGCCGATGGCTGGATTTAACTGAGACTGGTTATTGGATTTTACATCAATCCGGCATTCATCTGGGTAGTGTAAGTGGGTGTGGTTTGGTTCCAGACTGGTGCGTTGTAGATCTTCATGGAAATATTTTAACGATGGAAGGTAAATCAAATGACTACGGATGGGAAGCGGTTAGAATTCCAATGCGAGTAGGACTTGATCTCCTCTGGCACAAGTCTGAAGAAGGGTATAAGGTTTCAGAAAAAATGTTTCATGTCTTACAGAAATACAACTCAGATTCAGGAGAGATAAAGGCTGTATATCGATATACGGGAGAGTCAGCGGTTGAATACGGCGGTTTACCATCAAGCGCAATGGCTTATTTTACGGCACTGGTATTAAATACTAAAGCGGATAAATTTGAAGTCTCATTCAGGAATAAACTGAGCGAGAAATCTTTGATTCTAAACTATTACGGACAAAGTCTGGCATTTTTCCCCCTGGCATTCGAAGATGGAATTTTACAAAAACCGTGATTCTCGGGAGTCGGCATTTTTGACAGTGAAAATTTACAACGTAAATATCTGACCTCTATTTTAACGTTACAAAGCCTTTATTCTTTACATAAACACTTACCGTCATGTCTTTCTCCAGGAACTCGTCCATGAGGGCCATGAACTCCGGAACAGAATTTACCTCTTTTGTGCCGACTTTTGTGATCAAATCACCGGGACTTATACCAGCACGCTCGGCCGGGCTACCTACTTCGACATCGACAACCAAAACGCCGCTCTCACCTTCAAAACCCAGTGATTTTGCAATCGCAGGATTTAAATCATTGACCACCAATCCTAAAGAAAATTTGGTAGGTTCATCTACTTTCCGAATAGCAAGGTAAGTTTTCCCTGCAAGGTCTTCCGGCTGTCGCTCCACTGTAACCTCTAATGCACTTTCTACCCCGTTTCGTACGATCTTTACAATAATCTTTTCATCCACTTTTGCTCGACGAATGGCCTGCTGCAGATCCGTTGTGCCACCGATTTTCTTCCCGCCTATCTCAGAAATAACGTCGCCGGGGGAGATGCCTGCCTTTGATGCAGGGGTATCACTCCATACTTCTAAAACAAATGCCCCTTTTTCTGATAATAAGCCAAAATGATGGATAATTTCTTTTTTATCTTCTAAGCCAAGCGTCATAGCCAACTCATCGTTAATATCATGGGTTCCTACCCCTAAATATCCTCTCACAACACTCCCGGTAGCTACGATATTTTCAACAGTTTCTTTTGCAATACTGGCAGAAATTGCGAATCCTACGCCCTGGAATCCGCCTGACCTGGTAGCAATGGCGGTATTTACCCCAATTAATTCTCCCCTGAGATTGACGAGCGGCCCACCGCTATTACCCGGGTTAATGGCTGCATCGGTTTGGAAAAAATCTTCGTAAATAAAAGGCAGTTCGAACGGGATGACGTGAGTTCTCCCTTTGGCACTGATGATACCCGCAGAAACTGTTTGCTGATATCCGAAGGGGCTACCAATGGCAATAACCCAGTCGCCTACTTGCACATCTTCAGAATTACCAAATTCGAGAGGCAGGAAATCCTCTCCTTCTATTTTAATAACCGCAATGTCTGTGTTCGGATCGACTCCAACAATCTTGGCATTCTTATATTGTTCTCCATCGTGTGTAACCACAGTGATTTCATCTTCAGAAAAACCGCTGATAACATGATTGTTCGTTAAAATGTAACCACGTTCATCGATAATAATTCCCGAACCCAGCCCTTTTTTGGGTAGATTTTCCACGTGCGGGTCATGTTTCGGTGAAAAATTTTGGTAGGGTGGTAATGTCTCTGTTTCTTTGCCATTCTTCGAATGGTCCTTTTTCTCTGTACTGAGACTGACAACCGATGGGCTGACGAGTTGTGCAACTTTTCTGAACGTTTGTATAAGCGGATTGGTGACCTTCTCAAGTTCCAGGAGATCTTTCTTTAATCTGTCAGTTTCAGTCTTCTGACCGGCAAAGATAGAAACACTATAAAAGAAAAAGAAACAGCTTGCCATCCACCAGAAAATGAATATTTTTATACTTTTCATGGTTTGTTTGTTGGAACTTTTAATTTATAAACTAAATATCCGCTTCCTGCAAAAATACATAAATCCATAAAGAAAGTTAAAATAACTACCTTTTTTGCGAGTGCAGGATTTTTTGTTCTATGTACTCTTGCAACAGCGTAAAAAGTCACATATACAATTAAAATATATGCCAGGAATAAGCCTATAATCAAGGGTATTTTCTTTGATGGTTTCATTGATGAGCACAACAAATGTAAGCGTCTCTTTTTATGGAAGCAGTGGAGGCGTGGTCTTCTCTTTTCCCTCCCCTTTCATGTCTAACTTCATTGTTTCCAATCGATTAGACAACTCAATTTCGGCCTTTTCAATGTCGTCTATCCGTTTGTTAATTTTTTCTCCTGTAGTTTTGTGATTAGTTTCCAGACTTTCAATGCGACCATCTAAATTTTTGATCACTATTCCTACATCTTCTGTCTTTTGCTGGATATTCTTACTGTAGGTCTTCAGATCATCCATTTCGTTATGGAGTCCATTCCCATCAAGTACGAGTAATGAAATAGACCTGGACAGATCGTCTATCTTTTTTCCCAATGTCTGAGTTGTTTGGGAAAGCTTAACTATTCTGCGGTCAATATCCCTACACTTCTCCTGAGAAATGGTACTGCACCCGACTAAGAATATCAGTAACAGCCAAGCATAATTTAGTAAGTATCTTCTCATTTTCTATAGTCAAACAATTATAATTTAATTATGTATAAACACAAAAACAAATTTCTTGTCCTTGGGAACTTTTTTTTCATCAAATATGTTATTAATGGCATAATTGTTCTCCTTTTAGCAAGCTGATTTTTCGCTTTCCTCCTTTTCTTCGAAAATCAGCTTGCTATTCCTTTCTCTATAGGTAGATATCCAAAAAAGAACCCACAGGTTCTCTGCGATGGTTCTTTCCTGTATTTACCGGTTTAAACTGCTCTATTGTTCGAATATCTTTACCTGGCGGTTGCCTTTTGCTATCTTCGACTACAGGAATAGATATATTGTTTTTTTTCTGGATCTTTTCCAGATTCGGCAAATTTGTACCCTTGAATATGTTGATATTGGTAGCCCGATTGTTCAATACATCTTTTCTAAAATCAAGACGATTCTTTTCTTTTTGCGTTGTATCCCCTGATAATCTTTTAATTTGTTCGAGAAGTTTGGATGCCGAAGGGTTTACATTATTTACCATAATACTTTCCTTTTGAATGAGATTATGAAATTAATAGCGTATCTATAATATGTTTAACAAGCGATTTTTATACCTAAATTGGGATTCAGTCATAAGAAAATATGAAATTTATTATCATGGTCATTATGGCTTCAGTTTTCTGGGAAATAGTTGTTTTTTAGATAGTATTTTTATAACTATTTTAATATCATAATATTACAATTTTATCAATTTTTGCCCACACGTCTTCATTTCAAGGGAAGTGTGATTGGGCTATGGCATTGCGTTAGAGAAAAGGTATAGATTTATTGTAATTTGTTTAATAAATAATGATCCTTAATTATAGTTCATACAAATGCGTTGTGAAATTCAACTGATAGAAAGGATTTGTTGAGTTGTATTTTTGCGTTTAAAATGATATAATATAGTAGAAAATGAATGGATATAATCTCAAATGAGAAGTAGATTAAATTGTTACCAAAATTGATAATACAGTGATTTTAGATGATTTGAATTCATAAACCTTTAATTAAAAGAGGGGGCGAAAGGATTCGACCGGACAAGTTGAGGTATAGGTGGCGTATTGAGGTTGTCAGGCGGCCTCATTAAAAACCTGGCAAAATGATTTAAATGCCGAATATCCAATGGCAATGGCTGCTTAATTAACAGCCACGTTTCATTAGTCTTACCTGCGAGGTTAATGAAACGACGACTAGCAGGTTAGTTCAGTCTCTTTGGTAGGTGGGGACCGAATGAAC contains:
- a CDS encoding trypsin-like peptidase domain-containing protein, whose protein sequence is MKSIKIFIFWWMASCFFFFYSVSIFAGQKTETDRLKKDLLELEKVTNPLIQTFRKVAQLVSPSVVSLSTEKKDHSKNGKETETLPPYQNFSPKHDPHVENLPKKGLGSGIIIDERGYILTNNHVISGFSEDEITVVTHDGEQYKNAKIVGVDPNTDIAVIKIEGEDFLPLEFGNSEDVQVGDWVIAIGSPFGYQQTVSAGIISAKGRTHVIPFELPFIYEDFFQTDAAINPGNSGGPLVNLRGELIGVNTAIATRSGGFQGVGFAISASIAKETVENIVATGSVVRGYLGVGTHDINDELAMTLGLEDKKEIIHHFGLLSEKGAFVLEVWSDTPASKAGISPGDVISEIGGKKIGGTTDLQQAIRRAKVDEKIIVKIVRNGVESALEVTVERQPEDLAGKTYLAIRKVDEPTKFSLGLVVNDLNPAIAKSLGFEGESGVLVVDVEVGSPAERAGISPGDLITKVGTKEVNSVPEFMALMDEFLEKDMTVSVYVKNKGFVTLK